In one window of Aceticella autotrophica DNA:
- the yidD gene encoding membrane protein insertion efficiency factor YidD: MKIIIIYLIKFYQKVLSPLKPRCCRFYPTCSQYAIDAITKYGIFKGGLMAVWRILRCNPFNPGGYDPVK; this comes from the coding sequence ATGAAAATAATTATAATATATTTAATAAAATTCTATCAAAAAGTTTTATCACCTTTAAAGCCAAGGTGTTGCAGATTTTATCCTACGTGTTCTCAGTATGCAATTGATGCAATTACAAAATATGGTATTTTTAAGGGTGGTTTAATGGCTGTTTGGAGGATATTAAGGTGTAATCCTTTTAATCCAGGAGGATATGATCCAGTAAAATAA